In the genome of Cytophagia bacterium CHB2, the window ATCCCGGCATGCCGCGAAGCATACCAGCGCATCCACGCAAAAACCACGCTCGCCAGCGTCATCACGAAGCCAAAAAACATCACGGCAAGCGGCGTGCGATGATATTCGCCCAAAAGTGCCGTGGGAAAGGGGATGAACGACAGCAGCATGAGAAAGAGCGAATTGAGCCACAGCAGGCCGTTGTCGGCATGTTTGAGCAGGTTGAAAAAGCGATGATGATTCACCCAAAAGATGGCGACGATCACAAAGCTCATCACCCAGCTCATAAACTTGGGAAGCAACGCGAGCAACGCGCCCGCCAATGCCGCGGAATTGTGTTCCTCCGCAATCGCCGGCACTTTGAGCTCCAGCACGAGCAGCGTGATGATGATTGCGAACACGCCATCACTGAAAGCTTCGAGGCGGCCTTTGTGCAAATTTCCGGTTCTGAAAATCTTCATATTATCGTTTCAAAATTTTAAACGCCAGCCCGCGCCCGTGTTTTTGCATGATCGCGAGATTGATCCAGCACAGGGCGAATTGTTCCAGCAGCGCGACTTTGTCGTCGCCGCCGAAATCATAGCATTCGGCAAAGCCGAGATCGCCTGCAAGCTGCTTCGCAACCGCCTTGGCTTTTGCGCTGCTACCGGCGACGAACATATCGATGCTGATTTCGCCATATCTCGGATTGGTCATGTTCTCAAAACCCGTCGAGTTGAAACATTTCACCACGTCTTCGCAGTTGGTCAACGCTTTAAACGCTTCGACGCCGTGGGCATAAGGCGCCGGCCTTTGAATGATGGAGTTGGTGGCGTCGACGATGATTTTATTTTTGACCTCGCCCAGCGACTTGGCCACGTCCACGATAGCCGCAACTGGGACGGACACTAAGATGACTTCTGCCTCCTTTGCCGCGTCGCTCACTGATTGGGCGCTCATGTTTTTGTTTGCCGCAACGAGTGCT includes:
- a CDS encoding DUF1211 domain-containing protein, whose product is MKIFRTGNLHKGRLEAFSDGVFAIIITLLVLELKVPAIAEEHNSAALAGALLALLPKFMSWVMSFVIVAIFWVNHHRFFNLLKHADNGLLWLNSLFLMLLSFIPFPTALLGEYHRTPLAVMFFGFVMTLASVVFAWMRWYASRHAG
- a CDS encoding NADPH-dependent F420 reductase, which codes for MKIAIIGAGNVGGALASGWAKAGHEVILGVRNLDDSEIKALVAANKNMSAQSVSDAAKEAEVILVSVPVAAIVDVAKSLGEVKNKIIVDATNSIIQRPAPYAHGVEAFKALTNCEDVVKCFNSTGFENMTNPRYGEISIDMFVAGSSAKAKAVAKQLAGDLGFAECYDFGGDDKVALLEQFALCWINLAIMQKHGRGLAFKILKR